The following is a genomic window from Gemmatimonadaceae bacterium.
CGAGAACGACAGCGCACTTTCGGCGATTTCGTCGTTCTGCGTGAGCCGCTCGATGCTGTTGTCGCGCGTGTCCAGGAGGAACACATCCGCGTAGATCCCCTCCTCGGTGATGTTGCGCTTGTAGCGGTCGTTGGGCACGGCGTTGAAGCCGATCCACCGGTTGTCGTCGGAGAGCGTGAAGCCCGTCACGGCCATCGACGTGTCTTTCGTGAGGCGCGTGGTGCTCCGGCTCGCGAGGTCAAAGGCCCAGAGCGACGCGATCGGCGTGGCCGCGTTGCGCACATTCACCGTGAACTTCTTCTCGCGGCGCGTCTTGTCATCCACATCCACCGAATCGGTGGTCGTGAAGTAGATCCGGCGCGAGTCCGGGCTCACCCGCCAGTCGCCCACCCCCGTCGGATGCCGGGTGAGTTGGGTGGCGGTGATGGAATCCACCGGCAGCCCCTGCTCGAGGGTGCGCACCGCCACCGCATACAGCTGCTCCTCGTTCGCCTTCCCGCTCCGATACACGAGCCAGGCGCCATCCTTGGTGAAGGCGAAGGTGCTGACGCCTTCCCGGGCGGCCGTGATGCGCCGCGCCTCGCCCCCGTCGGCACGCATGAGAAAGAGCTGGTTCTGATTCGCGCTCGCCGCTGGCGCTTCGCGGTTGGAGCTGAAGACAAACCACCCGCCGCTCGGCGCCCACTTGGGCTGCGACTCGTTCTTAGCGGTCGTGAAGGTGAGCTGCCGCCCTCCGCCCGGCGCACCCGACATCGGGACGACCCAGATATCGCTCTGGGTAGTCGCCTCCTTCCAGTCGGGCGTCGTCAGCGTGTAGAGCAGCTGACGCCCGTCGGGGGAGACGGCATAGCCGCCCGCCGACTTGAGATACTGGGCGTCGAGCCAGGTCATGGGGCGCTTCTGGGCGCTACCCGAAGTGGCCGCGAGGGCAAAGAACGCGGCAGCGTAAGCGTAGGGGCGTATCATCAGGCTGACTCGCCGGGGGGAGGGTGAACCGCTCGCACAGAGGGCACAGGGACGCACGGGGAACACAGAGAAACTGCGTGCTGCGAGCGCTCTGTGCATCCCTGTGGGCTCTGTGCGGGCGGTTTCCCGCCGCCGTGGCCTTCCCCACCTTGCCGCGGCCGGTCGTTGCCGACACACTCCCCGCATGACTTTGCCTTCCGCTTCCCTCCGTTCTGTGCGCGGCGCGGCGTTCCTGCTGCTGGCTGCCACCCTGCCCCTCGGGGCCCAGCGCGCGCCGCGGGTCGCGGCCGCGGAGCCGAGCCGCCCGGCGTACGACCCGACCCTCTATTCCGACGGGTCAAAGACCAACAAGGCGTTCAAGTCCCTGCGCTGGCGGAACATCGGCCCGTTCCGCGGCGGTCGCTCGGTCGCCGTCACCGGCGATCCGACCCGCCCGCTGGTCTTCTACTTCGGCGCCGTGAACGGCGGCGTCTGGAAGACGACGAACGCCGGCCAGTCGTGGGAGAACATCACCGACGGCAAGACCGATCTCTCGAGCGTCGGGGCGATCGCCGTGGCGCCCAGCGATCCGAATGTGATCTGGGTGGGCACCGGCGAAGGCCAGCCGCGTGAGGATCTCACCTACGGCACCGGCGTCTATCGCTCCACCGACGGCGGCCAGAGCTGGAAGCCGGCGGGGCTCGGCAATACGCATCAGATCTCGTCGCTGCGCGTGCATCCGACGAACCCGGACATCGCGTACGTCACCGCACTCGGGCACGCATTCGGCCCGAACCCCGATCGCGGCGTCTTCCGCACGACCGACGGTGGCGTGACGTGGAAGAAGGTGCTCTTCCTCAACGACAGCACGGGAGCCGCCGATCTCTCGATCGACGTGACGAACCCGCGCATTCTCTACGCGTCGATGTGGAAGTTCCAGCGCACGCCGTGGGGGATGGATGCCGGTGCCGGTCGGAGCGGCCTCTGGAAGAGCACCGACGGCGGGGATACGTGGACCGAACTCACGTTCAACCCCGGCATGCCCAAGGGGCTGATCGGCAAGATCGGCGTGGCGGTGTCGCCGGCCAACCCGCGCCGGGTGTATGCGAACATCGAAGCGCAGGATTCGTCGGGCGGCGTGTTCCGCAGCGACAACGGCGGCGAGTCGTGGCAGCGCGTGAATGGCGACCAGAAGTTCGTGGTGCGCCCATTCTACTACACGACGCTCACGGCCGATCCGCTGAATGAGAACACCGTGTACGTCATGAATCTGCAGGTGAACAAGTCGATCGACGGCGGGCGTACCTTCACCACGGTGCGGGTGCCGCACGGCGATACCCACATCATGTGGATCGACCCCAAGAACTCCGACCGCCTGATCAACGCGAACGACGGCGGGGCCACGATTTCGCTCGACGGCGGGCGCACCTGGAGCTCGGTGGACAACCAGCCCACCGCGCAGTTCTACCATGTGACCACCGACAATCAGCAGCCGTATCGCCTCTACGGCGCGCAGCAGGACAACAGCACCGTCTCCATTCCGCACCGCTCCGACTACGGGCGCATCACCGAACGCGACTGGTGGAGTGTGGGCGGCTGCGAGAATGCGTACATCGCGGTGGACCCGCTCAAGCCGACCATCACCTACGGCGGCTGCTACATGGGCATGCTGACGCGCCATGACAGCAAGACGCGCGACACGCGCGATGTGTCGGTGTGGCTGTACAACTACGACGGCTGGGCGGTGAAGGATGTGCCGCAGCGCTTCCAGTGGACGTACCCGATTCTCTTCTCGCCGCACGATCCGAAGACGCTCTACGCCACGTCGCAGTTCGTCTGGCGCACGAAGAACGAAGGCGCGAGCTGGGAGAAGATCTCCCCCGACCTCACGCTGCACGACACCACCACGATGGGACGCAGCGGCGGCCCGGTGACCGGCGACATGACCGGCACCGAGTGGTACGCCACCATCTTTGCGTTCGCCGAAAGCCCGGTGAAGGCGGGCGTGCTCTGGGCCGGCAGCGACGACGGCCTGGTGCACGTGTCCACCGACAACGGCGCGTCGTGGAAGAACGTGAGCCCCAAGGCATTCGGGAAGTTCACGCGCGTCTCGATCATCGAACCGTCGCCGTTCGATGCCGGCACGGCCTATCTCGCCGCGAACCGCTATCAGCAGGACGACTTCGCGCCATACCTGTTCAAGACGACGGACTACGGTGCCACGTGGACGCGCATCGATGCCGGCATTCCGATGGGCGCCTACACGCGCGCCATCCGCAGCGACATCAAGCGCAAGGGACTGCTCTTTGCCGGCACCGAGACCGGCGTGTATGTGTCGATGAACGATGGGACGTCGTGGGAGCCGCTGCAGCTCAACCTGCCGCGGGTGAGCGTCCGCGACTTGAACGTGCACGACAACGACCTCCTCATCGCCACGCACGGCCGCGCCTTCTGGGCGCTCGATGACATCACGCCGCTGCGGACACTGAGCGCCGAGATCATGGCCAAGCCGGTGCATCTGTTCTCGCCCGCACCGGCGGTGCGCTGGACGAGCAACGGTGGCAGCGGGGCGCCCGGCACCAATCCGCGCTACGGCGTGAACGTGGACTACTGGCTCTCGGCCAAGCCGGACAAGCCGATCACGCTGCAGTTCCTCACGGCCGACGGCTCCGTGATTCGCACCTTCACCAGCGAGTCCGTGCCCAAGAAGGACAGCACCGGCAACCCGGCGGCCGACTCCGCGGCCGCCGCGGCGCGCGCCAAGCAGAACGAACCGGAGCTCGCGTATGCGCCGGCCGATTCAGTTGTGCATGGGCGCGTGGGTGCCAATCGCTTCACCTGGGACCTCGGCTATCCCAAGCCGCGCCGCATTCCGAATACGGTGGTGGACTACGGCTCGGGTGACGGCCCGACGGCCGTGCCCGGCGAGTATCGCGTGCGGCTGGTGGTGGGCAAGGACACGCTCACGCAGCCCTTCACCATCAAGCCCGACCCGCGTATTGCGCTCACCGCCGCCGAGTACAAGGCGCAGCTCGATATGGGGCTCGCCGTGAGCAACCGCATTTCGAGCATCACCGAGACCGTGCAGCGCATTCAGGACCTGCAGCGGCAGCTCGATGAGCGCGCGCGCCAGGCCGGGTCGCAAGCCTACGCCGATTCCGTGCGCACCGCGGCCACGGCGCTGCGGAAGAAGCTCGAGACCGTGCGGGCGGAAGTGTACGAGGTGTACACGAAGGCCG
Proteins encoded in this region:
- a CDS encoding glycosyl hydrolase, producing MTLPSASLRSVRGAAFLLLAATLPLGAQRAPRVAAAEPSRPAYDPTLYSDGSKTNKAFKSLRWRNIGPFRGGRSVAVTGDPTRPLVFYFGAVNGGVWKTTNAGQSWENITDGKTDLSSVGAIAVAPSDPNVIWVGTGEGQPREDLTYGTGVYRSTDGGQSWKPAGLGNTHQISSLRVHPTNPDIAYVTALGHAFGPNPDRGVFRTTDGGVTWKKVLFLNDSTGAADLSIDVTNPRILYASMWKFQRTPWGMDAGAGRSGLWKSTDGGDTWTELTFNPGMPKGLIGKIGVAVSPANPRRVYANIEAQDSSGGVFRSDNGGESWQRVNGDQKFVVRPFYYTTLTADPLNENTVYVMNLQVNKSIDGGRTFTTVRVPHGDTHIMWIDPKNSDRLINANDGGATISLDGGRTWSSVDNQPTAQFYHVTTDNQQPYRLYGAQQDNSTVSIPHRSDYGRITERDWWSVGGCENAYIAVDPLKPTITYGGCYMGMLTRHDSKTRDTRDVSVWLYNYDGWAVKDVPQRFQWTYPILFSPHDPKTLYATSQFVWRTKNEGASWEKISPDLTLHDTTTMGRSGGPVTGDMTGTEWYATIFAFAESPVKAGVLWAGSDDGLVHVSTDNGASWKNVSPKAFGKFTRVSIIEPSPFDAGTAYLAANRYQQDDFAPYLFKTTDYGATWTRIDAGIPMGAYTRAIRSDIKRKGLLFAGTETGVYVSMNDGTSWEPLQLNLPRVSVRDLNVHDNDLLIATHGRAFWALDDITPLRTLSAEIMAKPVHLFSPAPAVRWTSNGGSGAPGTNPRYGVNVDYWLSAKPDKPITLQFLTADGSVIRTFTSESVPKKDSTGNPAADSAAAAARAKQNEPELAYAPADSVVHGRVGANRFTWDLGYPKPRRIPNTVVDYGSGDGPTAVPGEYRVRLVVGKDTLTQPFTIKPDPRIALTAAEYKAQLDMGLAVSNRISSITETVQRIQDLQRQLDERARQAGSQAYADSVRTAATALRKKLETVRAEVYEVYTKADQATLNYPIKLYQMFLSLNGQVLEGTNPPTAQHGDILKDLGGKLDVQLNTLQQLEDKELSAFNAMLSRFGVPNVFVPKKPIG